In the genome of Leptospira dzoumogneensis, one region contains:
- a CDS encoding ABC transporter permease: MNFQEKFNAFSTIVRKETVRILRIWIQTLIPPGITISLYFLIFGKLVGSQIGDVGGHTYIQFIVPGLVMMSVILNAYNNVVSSFFGAKFGKNIEELLVSPTPAYLIVLGYSIGGVIRGVLVGFIVTLVSLFFTELKLYDAGIVIITVALSALMFSMGGFLNALYAKKFDDVTIIPTFILTPLTYLGGVFYSIKMLPDAWQIVSRFNPILYMVNAFRYGFLGVSDIDPLEAIGLLVVGTIFLYSLSVFLLSRGYGTRT; this comes from the coding sequence ATGAACTTCCAGGAAAAATTCAACGCATTCTCCACAATCGTTCGAAAAGAAACGGTTCGTATTCTAAGGATTTGGATCCAAACATTGATCCCTCCAGGCATTACAATTTCATTATACTTTTTGATATTCGGAAAACTAGTAGGATCTCAGATCGGGGATGTAGGAGGTCATACTTATATCCAGTTCATCGTCCCTGGGCTTGTGATGATGTCGGTGATATTGAATGCTTACAATAATGTGGTATCCTCTTTTTTCGGAGCAAAATTCGGAAAGAATATAGAAGAGCTGCTTGTTTCCCCTACTCCTGCTTATCTAATCGTTCTTGGATATTCGATCGGCGGAGTGATCCGAGGCGTTTTAGTAGGATTTATAGTAACACTGGTGTCCCTATTCTTCACTGAATTAAAATTATATGATGCAGGAATTGTGATCATCACCGTAGCACTTTCCGCTTTGATGTTCTCTATGGGCGGATTTTTGAATGCACTTTATGCTAAAAAATTCGACGATGTTACCATCATTCCTACATTCATACTGACACCGTTGACCTACTTGGGTGGAGTATTTTATTCTATCAAAATGCTTCCGGATGCATGGCAGATCGTTTCCAGGTTCAATCCTATTCTTTATATGGTGAATGCGTTCCGTTATGGATTTTTAGGGGTAAGCGATATTGATCCGCTGGAGGCGATAGGACTTTTAGTGGTGGGAACAATTTTTCTCTATTCTCTCTCCGTATTTTTACTCAGCCGCGGTTACGGAACAAGGACTTAA
- a CDS encoding ABC transporter ATP-binding protein, with the protein MNKALEIKNLVKTYAGGVQALKGIDLTVDEGDFFALLGPNGAGKSTTIGILSSLVNKTSGEVKIYGADIDTELTLAKSYIGVVPQEFNFNIFERVEQIVANQGGYYGLSRKVAVERTHNYLNQLGLYEKRKEGAGRLSGGMKRRLMIARALVHNPKVLILDEPTAGVDIEFRRSLWDFLVKLNESGITIILTTHYLEEAENLCKKIAIIDQGKIVENTSMKELLVKLDTQTFVLDLKQPVPSPIDLNGFHLNKVDDLTLEVDIGKNNSLNELFRLLDKSGIQISSMRNKSNRLEELFLKLVEKKL; encoded by the coding sequence ATGAACAAAGCCTTAGAGATAAAAAATTTAGTGAAGACCTATGCCGGAGGGGTGCAGGCCTTAAAAGGAATTGATCTGACTGTGGACGAAGGGGACTTTTTTGCCCTTTTAGGTCCGAACGGTGCGGGGAAGTCCACTACGATCGGTATCTTAAGTTCCTTAGTGAATAAAACTTCCGGAGAAGTGAAAATTTACGGAGCGGACATAGATACGGAACTTACATTAGCAAAATCTTATATTGGTGTAGTTCCCCAGGAATTCAATTTTAATATATTCGAAAGAGTGGAACAAATAGTCGCTAACCAGGGTGGATATTACGGTCTTTCCAGAAAGGTGGCCGTAGAGAGAACTCATAATTATTTAAACCAACTCGGTCTTTACGAAAAAAGAAAGGAAGGTGCAGGCAGACTTTCAGGCGGGATGAAAAGAAGGCTCATGATCGCAAGAGCCCTAGTCCATAATCCTAAAGTTCTCATCCTGGACGAGCCGACTGCCGGAGTAGATATCGAATTCAGACGTTCTCTCTGGGACTTCTTAGTGAAGTTGAACGAATCAGGGATCACTATCATTCTAACTACACATTACTTGGAAGAAGCGGAGAATCTTTGTAAGAAGATAGCGATCATAGACCAAGGAAAGATCGTAGAGAACACTTCCATGAAGGAACTTCTGGTAAAACTAGATACCCAGACTTTTGTTTTGGATCTAAAACAGCCGGTCCCTTCTCCCATTGATCTAAATGGATTTCATTTGAATAAGGTGGATGATCTTACCTTAGAAGTAGATATAGGGAAGAACAATTCATTAAACGAATTATTCCGGCTTTTAGATAAAAGCGGGATCCAAATATCAAGTATGAGAAACAAGTCCAATCGATTGGAGGAATTATTTTTGAAACTAGTGGAGAAAAAACTATGA
- a CDS encoding dihydrolipoyl dehydrogenase encodes MKKYDILVIGSGGGTKLVTPPSKLGYKVAILEKDRLGGTCLNRGCIPSKMLIHPAEILAQAKDASKFQLGIPGPFSVDFKTLVERVSATVDADSDSIIPAYEKNPNIDFYPHEGRFVENKVVKVNGELITADRIFIAAGCRPSIPNIPGLAGTPYMTSREALRRTELPKRLLVIGGGYIGLELGFAYSAFGSKTTFIVRNRMLSHEDKDIVDGFEKAFSKREDVRLGTEVKKVDYKDGIFRLECKNPSETYILEGDALLVATGIKPNTDWLDLQHTDIQTDEKGYIKTNEYFETTADGVYALGDTIGRYFFRHSVNFEGEFLFNSLYVDKRRTPVEYPPVPHSVFTHPQVAAVGKTEQQLKEEGTEYISAINPYSSSATGMARLSEDQFVKILVSPKTRKVLGAHILGDEASNLIHLFILLMTMGGTLDDLLKMIYVHPALPEIARNAARKAREILSSS; translated from the coding sequence ATGAAAAAGTATGATATTCTCGTAATAGGCTCCGGAGGAGGAACTAAGCTAGTCACACCTCCTTCTAAACTTGGTTATAAGGTAGCAATTTTAGAAAAAGATCGTTTAGGAGGGACCTGCTTGAACAGAGGTTGTATTCCTTCTAAGATGCTCATCCATCCCGCGGAAATTTTAGCACAAGCAAAAGATGCCTCTAAATTTCAGTTAGGAATTCCAGGTCCATTCTCCGTAGATTTTAAAACTTTGGTGGAAAGAGTTTCTGCCACGGTGGATGCGGACTCGGATAGCATCATACCCGCTTATGAAAAAAATCCGAATATAGACTTTTATCCTCATGAAGGAAGATTCGTAGAGAATAAGGTAGTAAAAGTAAATGGTGAACTAATCACTGCGGATCGTATCTTTATAGCTGCAGGATGTAGACCTTCTATCCCGAATATTCCAGGTCTTGCAGGAACTCCTTATATGACTAGCAGAGAAGCTCTTAGAAGAACTGAACTTCCTAAAAGGCTTTTAGTCATAGGCGGAGGTTATATTGGTTTGGAACTCGGATTTGCATATTCTGCATTCGGTTCTAAAACTACTTTTATCGTTCGGAACAGAATGCTTTCTCATGAAGACAAGGATATCGTAGACGGTTTCGAAAAAGCATTTTCTAAAAGAGAAGATGTTCGTTTAGGAACGGAAGTGAAGAAGGTAGACTATAAAGACGGTATCTTCCGCTTAGAGTGCAAAAATCCTTCCGAGACTTATATATTAGAAGGAGATGCGCTCCTAGTCGCTACAGGGATCAAACCGAATACCGACTGGCTGGACCTCCAACACACTGATATCCAAACGGATGAAAAAGGTTATATCAAAACAAACGAATACTTTGAAACCACTGCGGACGGTGTGTATGCCTTGGGAGATACTATTGGAAGGTATTTCTTCCGTCATTCTGTAAACTTTGAGGGAGAGTTTTTGTTTAACTCCTTATACGTGGACAAACGTAGAACTCCGGTCGAATATCCGCCGGTTCCCCACTCCGTATTCACCCATCCTCAAGTAGCAGCCGTAGGCAAAACGGAACAACAATTAAAGGAAGAAGGAACGGAATACATCTCTGCAATCAATCCATATTCCAGCAGCGCCACAGGAATGGCTAGACTATCCGAAGACCAATTCGTCAAAATATTAGTAAGTCCAAAAACTAGAAAAGTTCTGGGGGCCCATATTCTGGGGGACGAGGCATCTAACCTAATTCATCTTTTTATACTCCTGATGACCATGGGTGGGACTCTAGATGACTTGCTAAAGATGATTTATGTTCATCCCGCTTTGCCTGAGATCGCGAGAAATGCAGCCAGGAAAGCAAGAGAAATCTTAAGCTCTTCCTGA
- a CDS encoding hydroxyacylglutathione hydrolase encodes MLDILRIYTDSPLRNFTYLVREPNSKKTLSIDPYDPDQISQVLKKKSWNLDYILNTHEHNDHTCGNDGLVSKYKAKVLAHPAGIGKIPHASHSLEEGEKILESPDGNSYLKVIYTPGHTFAHVCLLQIEDGSPYAVFTGDTIFNSGVGNCTRGGDPKTLYETVLKEFQNLPGNVRLYPGHDYLKNNLKFSLSIDPKNEAATKALAKAEGMKEDQEFWTTNFSEERTFNPFFLIFDPKENLVSGIRNKIQDQSLASDPQTLFIALRSLRDKW; translated from the coding sequence ATGTTAGATATTCTCAGGATCTATACGGACAGTCCTCTCCGAAATTTTACCTACCTAGTCAGAGAACCGAATTCTAAAAAAACACTTTCTATAGATCCATACGACCCGGACCAGATCTCTCAAGTTTTGAAGAAGAAGTCCTGGAACCTGGATTATATCCTAAACACTCACGAGCATAATGATCATACCTGTGGGAACGACGGTCTTGTTTCCAAATATAAAGCAAAGGTACTGGCCCATCCCGCCGGGATCGGAAAAATTCCGCATGCTTCTCATTCGTTAGAAGAAGGAGAAAAAATTCTCGAAAGTCCTGACGGAAATTCTTATCTAAAAGTCATTTATACTCCGGGACATACATTCGCTCATGTTTGTCTTTTGCAGATAGAGGACGGCTCCCCTTATGCAGTGTTTACAGGAGATACTATCTTTAATTCAGGCGTAGGAAATTGTACAAGAGGTGGAGATCCTAAAACTCTTTACGAAACTGTTCTGAAAGAATTCCAAAATCTTCCCGGAAACGTTAGATTGTATCCGGGACATGATTATCTCAAAAATAATCTAAAATTCAGCCTTTCTATAGATCCAAAAAATGAGGCGGCTACCAAAGCATTAGCAAAAGCGGAAGGTATGAAAGAAGACCAAGAATTTTGGACTACGAACTTCTCCGAAGAAAGGACATTCAATCCATTTTTCCTTATATTTGATCCAAAAGAAAATCTGGTATCCGGCATACGGAACAAGATACAAGATCAATCCTTAGCTTCGGATCCTCAAACTCTGTTTATTGCACTAAGATCTCTAAGGGATAAATGGTAG
- a CDS encoding STAS domain-containing protein: MEGFQTDVSLEQGSCVVKIQGNVSLKNAFALKELIIRQFDEGHKDIILDFEGDVYLDSSGIGAIFNTQKYVTERHGHLKLRNLSRDVMTILRIANLDKHLDIIQ; this comes from the coding sequence TTGGAAGGTTTTCAAACAGACGTATCCCTAGAACAAGGGTCTTGTGTAGTTAAGATCCAGGGCAATGTAAGCCTAAAAAACGCATTTGCGTTAAAGGAACTCATCATTCGCCAGTTTGACGAAGGTCATAAGGATATCATCTTGGACTTCGAGGGGGACGTATACTTGGACTCTTCCGGGATCGGTGCCATCTTCAATACCCAAAAATACGTCACCGAAAGACACGGACATCTGAAGCTCAGAAATCTTAGCAGAGACGTGATGACCATTTTAAGGATCGCGAATTTAGACAAACATCTGGATATTATCCAATAA
- a CDS encoding MBL fold metallo-hydrolase — protein MRIKFWGVRGSISSPVQGDLIRSKILRILSLASPSDLQSPEAIEDFLDSLALSNWSTYGGNTTCIEIRDKEDKLVIIDGGTGLRELGNSILHEGYASGKGKAVWIFTHTHWDHIQGIPFFVPLYTPGNKFEFVSSVENLEERLRYQHTFTHFPVPFDGFQAEKTFRHVPEGRAFRVTDSITSISKAVRHPGGSFSYRFEEDGKALIFASDAEFNLDEMENIEDYLNYFRGADVLVFDTQYTFEESLQKIDWGHSTASMATDIALRANVKKLVMFHHDPSYDDEKLDAVYLRAIKYKEMFDPDNQLEIIMAREGLEIQI, from the coding sequence ATGCGGATCAAATTCTGGGGAGTGCGGGGCTCCATTTCTTCCCCCGTTCAGGGCGACCTGATTCGATCTAAAATTCTTAGGATACTAAGCTTAGCATCTCCGTCCGACCTGCAAAGTCCGGAGGCAATCGAGGATTTTTTAGACTCCTTGGCACTTTCCAACTGGAGCACCTACGGTGGAAATACGACATGTATAGAGATCCGAGACAAAGAAGATAAACTTGTTATCATAGACGGAGGTACAGGTCTCAGAGAACTGGGAAACTCCATCTTACACGAAGGCTACGCTTCCGGAAAAGGGAAGGCGGTTTGGATCTTCACACATACTCATTGGGATCATATCCAGGGAATTCCATTTTTCGTTCCTTTGTATACTCCGGGAAATAAATTCGAATTCGTAAGTTCCGTTGAAAATCTAGAAGAAAGATTAAGATACCAGCACACATTCACACATTTCCCTGTTCCATTCGACGGTTTCCAAGCGGAGAAAACTTTCCGTCATGTTCCGGAAGGCAGGGCATTCAGAGTCACAGATTCAATCACTTCTATCTCTAAGGCAGTCCGTCATCCTGGAGGAAGTTTTTCCTATCGATTCGAGGAAGACGGTAAGGCGCTTATATTCGCTTCCGATGCTGAGTTCAATTTGGACGAGATGGAAAATATAGAAGATTATCTGAACTATTTCAGAGGTGCGGATGTTCTGGTTTTCGATACTCAATATACTTTCGAAGAGTCCTTACAGAAAATCGATTGGGGGCATAGTACTGCTTCCATGGCGACAGACATCGCTCTTAGAGCGAATGTTAAAAAATTAGTAATGTTCCACCATGATCCTTCTTATGATGACGAAAAATTGGATGCAGTATATCTGCGTGCGATTAAATACAAAGAAATGTTTGATCCGGACAACCAATTGGAGATCATCATGGCAAGAGAAGGTCTGGAAATCCAAATTTAA